From the Colletotrichum lupini chromosome 10, complete sequence genome, one window contains:
- a CDS encoding beta-xylosidase, with product MRGQREALQRGEITRPGAVNDTLPWALYASRVPGCAHTFSLPKSSDLLERFGSITSEVVRQGLDLLASQFQLSIVVRRFHWLKAPNPLLDMRRIAALLVASLLPLAVIADSDKGDDQSPKFYNSARHAAADPHVFYDSEKGQYYAYSTEGADEGYHFAIYISPDLSTWSKHPGGVLKAYWYWAPETYYNEKTGWYFFIFAGRLREDLAKDHFRYSKFEEPSKLGIAVSRSPTGPFNEIRSEPIGYYPYDPNYHDINLVMDDQQMLPPESLAKGEAAPKGTYIPTIDPNIFFDNDGRIYLYTSRNAYRNWNWDSTLGKYVEESNIIVVELDRKWWDDPFARTMPEIASSQINLNANNAPELPSNITSYNGTGEIGDPPRKDGWKTVISYGADPQDWENYHVDDYVKFNGTKKNRRWSEGSTVITRNGSDDKSVYMLTYSANNYEASNYGVGFATAESPLGPFKKSSKNPVLSQKPDGEFPIYSTGHGSIVASPPPDIRINFGAQDVTRKSLDGTELFYVHHARNDTTRDRSIFTTRMSLNDSAIFIGSDDAISMSLTPLDQALPKDTYPISFQVSCSRDRSPGARFDVRVMSKAGASFDLMEGTNRVVSLPGAVQATSIKPSRQRDGGYVLNFNTTSQGDQMQNNAASFSEAVMKSNIMHESKDEERKAAFIEEEA from the exons ATGCGGGGTCAACGGGAAGCGCTCCAACGGGGAGAGATCACCCGGCCTGG TGCTGTCAATGATACACTTCCTTGGGCCTTGTACGCATCGCGCGTCCCAGGATGCGCCCATACTTTCTCTCTCCCAAAGTCCTCTGATCTCCTCGAACGGTTCGGCTCGATAACATCCGAAGTTGTTAGGCAAGGTTTAGATTTGCTGGCTTCTCAGTTCCAGCTC TCGATTGTTGTCCGAAGATTCCACTGGCTCAAAGCTCCGAACCCTCTTCTCGATATGCGGCGCATTGCTGCTCTACTTGTGGCATCGCTGCTACCACTTGCCGTCATCGCCGACTCAGACAAGGGAGATGACCAAAGCCCCAAGTTCTACAACTCAGCTCGCCATGCAGCCGCGGACCCTCACGTCTTTTACGACTCTGAAAAGGGCCAGTACTATGCGTATTCCACCGAGGGGGCTGATGAAGGATACCACTTTGCAATTTACATTAGCCCTGACCTTTCGACATGGAGCAAACATCCTGGAGGCGTCTTAAAAGCTT ATTGGTACTGGGCCCCTGAAACCTACTACAACGAGAAAACCGGATGGTACTTTTTCATTTTCGCTGGTCGTTTACGGGAAGACCTTGCCAAAGACCATTTTCGATATTCCAAATTCGAAGAGCCTTCCAAGCTAGGAATCGCCGTCTCCCGCTCGCCTACAGGGCCTTTCAACGAGATTCGATCAGAGCCAATCGGCTACTACCCCTATGATCCGAATTATCACGACATTAACCTGGTCATGGATGATCAGCAAATGCTGCCGCCAGAAAGTCTGGCCAAAGGTGAAGCTGCGCCAAAGGGCACATACATACCTACCATAGATCCCAACATTTTCTTCGATAATGACGGCCGGATTTACTTGTACACCTCACGCAATGCCTACCGAAATTGGAATTGGGACAGTACTCTGGGCAAATATGTCGAAGAATCCAACATCATTGTGGTTGAGCTGGACCGGAAATGGTGGGATGACCCGTTTGCACGAACCATGCCTGAGATTGCGTCTTCTCAAATAAACCTAAACGCGAACAATGCTCCCGAATTGCCGTCGAACATCACCTCCTACAACGGCACTGGCGAGATTGGAGATCCTCCCCGCAAAGACGGTTGGAAGACAGTTATCTCCTACGGCGCTGATCCACAAGATTGGGAGAATTACCACGTGGATGATTATGTCAAGTTCAATGGCACGAAGAAGAACCGCCGCTGGTCGGAAGGTAGCACGGTTATCACACGAAACGGCAGTGACGACAAGTCGGTTTATATGCTGACGTATAGCGCGAACAACTACGAAGCTTCCAATTACGGTGTTGGGTTTGCAACGGCAGAATCACCGCTAGGGCCGTTCAAGAAATCGTCTAAGAACCCTGTTCTTTCCCAAAAACCCGACGGAGAGTTCCCTATCTACTCAACTGGCCACGGAAGTATCGTGGCATCACCTCCTCCAGACATCAGAATCAATTTTGGCGCGCAAGATGTCACCAGGAAAAGTTTGGATGGTACAGAGCTTTTCTATGTGCATCATGCACGTAATGACACAACGAGGGACCGCTCTATCTTCACCACACGCATGAGCCTCAATGATTCGGCAATCTTCATTGGCTCTGACGATGCAATTAGCATGAGTCTAACACCGCTTGACCAAGCCCTCCCCAAAGACACATACCCGATCAGCTTCCAAGTTAGTTGCTCCAGAGACCGAAGCCCCGGTGCCCGGTTTGACGTTCGCGTCATGTCAAAAGCTGGGGCCTCATTTGATCTTATGGAGGGAACAAACAGAGTAGTTTCTCTTCCTGGTGCCGTTCAGGCAACCTCCATTAAACCCTCAAGACAGCGAGATGGTGGGTACGTTCTAAACTTCAACACCACGTCA CAAGGAGATCAGATGCAAAACAACGCAGCGTCGTTTTCTGAAGCAGTCATGAAAAGCAACATCATGCATGAATCGAAAGATGAAGAACGCAAAGCAGCATTCATCGAGGAGGAGGCCTGA